The Clupea harengus unplaced genomic scaffold, Ch_v2.0.2, whole genome shotgun sequence nucleotide sequence TGCTTCTATAGTAGCACACCATTTATGCCGATTTgactttttccccccaatacAAAGGTAAATAATGTGTTTGCTTAAATGCTCTGGTAAATTAGttttaaaaagtaaaagtaaaaagctGTGTCATTCCTCAGCTACTGAAGTTCAtccagtggctggaggaggcggaggagtcATCAGAGGGAGATGAGTAAAGTGGGAACTGCAGGAGCCGACAGGAAGACGCCCCCAAATCAAATCAAGCCCTTACACCCTTTGACCTAGGGTGCGGCATGGAATTACTCCAACTTGGACATCTGCGTGAActctattatatatatattttgcatcTGCTGCCATATTATTTTGTGCCTGTGAAAAGTTGGCATAACAATGCTAACTCTTCTAAATCAGGGTCCACAGTGATTAGGGCATCAGTGGAGCAATTGATTTTACCTATAGCATTGTTTGATATTCTTGTCAGCTGTTTCATGGTTGCAAGTTATTTAATTGGTTGGTAAGACCACATCTACATACAGGTTTAAGCCTATTTGTTAAACTGTATTCATAAAAGGAGATAAACACTTAAAGAATATTGTATGATGGAACCATTGCTTAAAATCCCAGTAAActcaacatgaaaaaaaacaaatgatgtgATTATGGAAAGCCATTTTAGTTGAACACTATTGTTTTTATAGCATTGGTTTACAGGTGTCAGGAGAGGGCAAgcgggggtgtttgtgtgtttattaaaaGACTAAGAGGAGGGCTGGCGGTACCAGGACCTGAGGGTAAAGCCACTCGCACTAAATGCAGGATGTGGTAGTGGGGCGACTGGTGGGATATCATACAAAGAAGGAAATTAAACCACCAACCAGAACAACCTTGGCAAAGAACAACAGAACAAGAACAACATCTACAAAGCCTGCCATCATTACAAGATTCAGTCCATTAATCACCTTAGAAGGAGGCTATGATGAGACTCAAAAGCggaatggttaaaaaaaaaaaatcaaataaaagttTGCCAGTgtctttttaatgttttgttatAACGGCAAACATTTGAATGAAAAGAATGCCTGAAGAACACAAacatcactcagtgttttgGCAAAAAGGAAAGGGCTCGCCTCTAATAAACACCCCTCACTTAACAGCACCTAACACTTAATGACACAACATGAGTTTTTGTCAGAAGAGGTAGTGTGTTTTCATGGCCATGTATATGGCTGCATGGTTCTGCATCCAGGTCTTCTGCTTTTTGTCACATTCCATAGGGACATTGTATTTCACATTTGATATGTTGAAGTTTCAATCAGAGACCTAATATGATGGTTAGTGCAAAATACAAGTATTTTTTGATTCCCACCACCTCTGTGTCAGGGTTAGACTAGTTCCTTCTGCCACCTTGTCCCTTGCTAGCATCATAGATCATCCCTCCCAGTACAGCTGATCCTGTGATCCCACAGAAAGCCGACAGCACTTTCCACCATCCCGCTGTGCTCTCGTGCCTCTCTATGAAACTACGGTGATCACCCACCATCAGGACGTAGGTCCGGCCGTCTCGGGGTGGCTGCACCCTAATCCCCTCGCCATACTCGAGGACCACCTCACCAAAGGTAGTGAGAGGCGTTCCGACTTTCAGCATCTCTTCCTGCACATCCTTGCTCACAGGTCGCTCACCGCTCAGGCCATCCAACACTGCGTCCACTACGCCACCCTGGGCATACTTTCGTTGCTGGTGCACACGCTCCAGGAAATCCCCTGAAGCCTCCATTGGGGACTGCACCTTTACAGAGATGTCTGTGAGGTAGGCTCCTGGACTCACCAAGCTGAAAGGTACCATGTTGTTGGTCACCTTTTTGTTCATTGTCTTGTTGGTCCTGCAATGTTATATTTAAGGATTTAGAAAGCAGATACATTTAATAAAAACACAGCATGATCAATGTATATTTCAGATGTGTTCAGGTCATTGCATCATGGTCTTTAATAATGACCTGAATGAACAAAGATGTAATGTATCAACCTAGCAGAGCTCCATACCAACCATGTATTTCTTGTGGCGTTCCACACTTTCCACTCCTCCTGAACAATAACTTTCTGAACAACCCCATAACATTTAGGCACAAACTGACTGGCCAGGGGTTCACCATCAGGTTGAATCACGCCTTCGCAGGAAGAAAAGGGAAACATTTGTAGTTTTGTGCGACATTTACAAAGGATAAAGTGCAGAAGGAAGTGCCAGCGTCTTTCTAAATCATAAGACAATTAATTACCTTCAACAGCAACATACTGTAGTCGATGCTGCGGAGATGCTTTTAGAATTCTCAGCAGGTGATGATCTGGTTGGAATTTCGGTATCTCCTACAGCGTGTCACACAATGGGCTAAATTAGCCTATGGGCTATCGTCTTACAATATGGGATAGTATAAAGGGTATCTTCAAGGGCACCTTACCTTCAGTTTGAcgatttcctttttcttttcttggtaCAAGTGGTAGAATAACCCAGAGAACGCAAAACTCGACCCAACCAACAGTGTCCAAGGGGCAGCGAATGTGTCACTCATTCTTGTATAACGTGTGAACCTCTATTAAAAATGAAGGCTATACGTTCAAGTAAACACATTGGCAATCAGTGAATCGAACGATTGATCTGTGAGAACAAGCACTGACTTCTGGGTTCTACCTGTAGGCTACTAACGTTAACTGCATTCAAACGCGAGTGGTTCACCACAACCCAAGAGCCTAAGActacttctcttttctttttttaacccACCCGTTTTCTGTCGATTCCAGCTTCACACAAAATGCTTTTCTTGTATCCGTTTTTGAGAACTGATTCTGGTTAATGCGAAAGTAAAACCACTGTAACTTAGATTTTCTGATTTCGCTTCCTTGTTCCGTGGCAGGTGACAGCCCCTTTTCCCCCCTCCAATCGGAAAAGAGCTTTTCTCCTGAACACATCAATAACTTGAGTCGGAAGGCGGGTGATAAATGTGTGGCTGGCGTTTGGTTTTTACCTAACAGTCAACAGCATTTTATATAGAACCAGTGACACCTCTTAACATTACTTAAGTAGGCCTAATCAGGATTCATCGCTTAATCTAGTTGACCCAGGCCTACGATGAATCATCTCATAGCCACTGTTCATACCAACTTGTTTGTGAAGGTTTTTTGTCGTTATGTTTTAGCCATAAGCTACTCAGTTGTGTTTTTTAAATAGACTTTGACACATATAATTGCACAGGTTAGAAAAAACTAACGTGctgattttgttgttgttatcaaACATACTCACATTAGTCAGGTTTTTGTCAGATCTATTCTACATGAACTTTCAACTTATCGACTTAAAACTGATAAACAGTTTAAAAGTCTAATGTGTAAACGGTTAGCTTACAAAGGACATTTTACACGTTTTATCAGCATTTACATGTTTGTACAATTTGGTCCGTTGAGACATGATGATCTTGACTTGGTTAAAGACCACTGACTTTGAATGAAAGGAGCCTGTGGTAGGACGGTAGTAGGATATGCGATCATGTAGAGATAGTTACTGACAGGAGTCTTCTGGACATCACTGGTTCAATCAGTATACCTGCCCTACTGAAAATGACTTCCACATTTATACAACATGTAGGTTAGGTCTAGTCAGAGTTGTGTAGTAAGAGAGTTGAACTAGCTGAACGATGACTCTATTTCTGACTGGCACATGGTATGGCTTGTTCAAGAATAAATATGCAGAGAGCATGGGCGTTGTTAAGCCTTGGCGTTTTCACCTCCTAGCAACGCCCCTGGCAAAGAGTATGGCAGAAATGCATCCTTGTGAAAACATGTTGGCTTGTGCGTACAGGATGGTGAATATATGAGATGGTGAGAATCAGAAAACAGTCTACAACCTCCAGATAAAATGGCAGCTTTTTGtgatataaaaataaatcatatcAGATCTTTTTCCACTAATCTTTAAAATTGAGATGAAAAACAAACTGTAAAGAAAAGTAACTCCCTTAGGGAAAATTAATAGAAATTAAAAACATAGTGGAGACCAGGTACAGTTGTAACAAAGGGACAGTTGTAACTTGCTTAATTCTCAGCCCCTGTCTGATGTTGGCTAATGCGATGAAACTCGCATACAGTAACATATCCGATGGTATCAGCATGCTAAGTTCAAAATTTCAGCTTGTGTCTCAATCTCTGTCAAATGTTGTAGACAGACGACGTTCTGTAGGCCAAATGTTTAACTTTGTAACAAGATTTTCACTGCACAGTTCATGTGTCTTGACAGGAACGCAAACAACAGGTGGTAGTGATCAGTGATATCCGAACTAGGTGCTCTAGGCCTATAATTATTACCTGCATACAATGTGTGCTATTCCAATTATCTGATCGAATATATGGAGAGGTTGGCTGGTGGCAGTTGTAATTACAATTAGTTACAACCAGTAACCCAGCAAACATACCGCTTTGGGGCCTGCTCTGTGGGGCCACTGTGGGAAGGAACTAGAGGCTCACTGTGGGCCTGTTGCCGGCGTGAAATACGGGGCACGTGTGGGCCCCCAACATACGCAAGAGCCATCTCTACCTACCATAGCAGCACGGCTGTCATAAtgttaaacataaaaaaaaaaaaccgctcACTGTCCTAAGGTAAATataatgcctgtgtgttgtcatgtgttgCTCTATATTACTCCCCTTCCTTTGACGTCGAACCTGAAGTTGAAATGgcagtttgattttttttaaatgtattattttttatGAATCCGGGCTTGGATCAAAAACACTGAGGATTAGCATCACCTAGTGACCAAGCCCAAACTGGACCAGGGCTATAGACTGAATTTACTTTTGTATTGATAGCTGATTATAGGAGTGTGTCACATGTATAACACATGCAAAACATGTCAGACGTATTTCAGACTATATGAGACTACAATAAGCTAAATTTGCTACATTTCTGATGGttcaaaaatattttaaatgttatgaGTAATAGTTCTGTAATTAAACTTGTCAGTTGTGAGCATGTTGCTCAGTTATGGGCAGATGGCATAAGATACTCTATGGGAATGTTTGAGGGTAAAAAAATTGACAAAAAAACGAATTAACTTATATGAAACAGCTGCTACAAGCCAAAAGGTAGAGACGGTACTTGTCTTGTTGACCAGGCAGTTTTAGTTAAATATGGGATGGACTGGTTATGCCTTGGACAACTTGTTTACATTTTACTGTTATTGTTGCAGACCTCTGACCATATGCAACATTGGGCATGTGGGCAGTGAATAAAAAGCTGTGGTCCCCACTTGCCCTTTAAGTATCTACAGAACTAACCATCGAACAGAAAGGGCAGGACTGCTGTGGGCACCACATGGGCTAACCCACAGGGGGTCGATGTTGGTTGACTGTGGGCAAGACCCACAGCAGGTCGCCTGCAGAAAACCCTAATGGGAGCCCAAAAGGGCAAAACTACTGTGGGCCCTGCATGGGCTAACCCACATGGGCCCATGCGGGATAAGTGTGGGTTTGTCCTGCCAAGACTGCCCCACAGTAAACCCACACCTACCCACAGTGGGCCTGCATAGGCATGTTTGCTGGGTAGCGAAGCTTGCTAGCCACTTTTGAAAAACGTGACACCCTTGGTTTGTAAGATACTGTCTCACAGACAGTACTTGCCTGAAATTCATCAGTTCCCTAAATATTGCTGAAGGCTTCTTAGCAACCTCTCCAATTTTCTCCTCGTCATCTAATCATTACTGGAGTGATGACCTATCCTAAGTAATGTTATTATTGTGTCATATTTTCTCCACATCTTGATTGTCACTGTGTTATACTGTTGTATACTtatgctttgtttcataattgGTTTTAACATCATAATTACATGTTTAGTGCTAAGCTTGATGTATATGCATAGACCAATTATATGTTGTTgaatggctgtttttttttattgtagttGAAAGGGAATGTAACCTAAACTGCTAGTGTGCTTTCCACATAATAGGGGCATGTTTTTCTCCACCAAGCAAAGTAAACACAGCGGAATCCTAAGTCAAGCTAGCACAGACCTAATACCATAGCAAAGATGAAGGCCTCTTCCACACCTCAGTCCATATGCTACAGTGTGTGGTTAGTTGTACCAGATAAATAAATTGGCAAGACAAATACAACAGCATGGAATCAGAGGCATATTTTGATGATACAGAAGAGAGTGTGGATGGTAAACTAAATCAACCAGCATAAATGTGTAAAATTAAAGGTAAGTCCGTGTCAAAGTTACCTCCCTATTTAGAGCACAAGGTGGCAGTACTCTTACACTAAGGTCTTGTCATACTATTCTATACATACTTACATGCATGTGTAGGGGAGAAGCAATCATGAAGGTATTACATAGCTTAAATAGCTATAGcttgccgtctctctctctctgcagggtgAAAGTATTACGCCAAGTTAGTTTGTGAGTCATAAACTGAGTGGTTGTCATCTTACCAGTCCAATTAGAAGTTGCAATAGGcatacttttttattttgttttattttctcaccAATGGTGGAAACATTCCACATGTAGAAAGAGTTTCAGTGTGAATAAAACCCCTTCTTCCATGCATTTGGCCCTGTCTTCAAAGCTAGTACCAGCAGTGAGAATCACAGGAAACTCCTCTTGCAGTGATTTCATATCCTGGTCATGGCTTTGGTTTACAACAACAGGATGCCCTTGGCTGCATTTTTTGGTTGACTCACCAAGTGGGAATCCATTTTCCAGCCTGTCTGTTGTCCCTTGTCTTTCAGAACATTCTTTGAAACTAGTTCAGCAAATAATAAAGCTTATTTTGATGGCTCATATTACAAATATCACATTGTGATCTATCTTGTATCTGTATATACAGACCACTgtctcacagacacagccatGTAACATAGAATCCTTTATTTTAATGTTGGAAGGATTCTTGGCCTTTCCTCTTTTGACAAAGATGGTCTAAGGAAAGAACTGTGCAAACAATCAATACGGTTAAAAATAACCCAGAGGAAGCACATGCTTCATGTTTAAAGCTGAGGACAAACGTGAGCACCACCAAGTCGTTTCTCCCAGTGTACCTGGTCTTCAGTTGTGGGCTCAGGCTCCTTTTATTATTTAAACATCCTTTCAAAGAGATAACATCTGTCACGTTACATCAataatgttttggataaaaggtACAGTATAAATCAAGGTGTCCCCAGAAAGAATGACTACAAAGAGCAGGACACCAAATCGAGATGGAATATTCCATATATATGGGAAAAGTATAGGCTGGATGGTAGCCTGTGTTCATCCTGTACAGTCATGTGCTTTACAGAGATAACAACAATGGACAGACAGTACTGTACACATTGCAGTCGGCATATCTGATCAGCTCAACAGAGCAACAACAGCCAtcatatcaaaacaaacattcttTTAGGTAACAATCAATTAAAGTAAGGATTTACACGAAATCGCAAAAACATTTTGAAGGTTTTTATTGGCATATAACTGAATCCCTTTAATACTTGTTAGTAAAATGACCTGACTAATTCCCAGTCTGAGAAATGTGTCTGTTAGTTATTCTTGTGATTTCTATAATCATGTTTCACAAAAGTAAAAACAACAAGtaattcatttgtttgtgaCATGAAATAAAGATGATAAATGTATATTTACACGAGACAATATGTTGCCTGGGGGATAACCTCTGTGTATAAATATAAACTAGTGCACCATGTGTTTTCAAGCCATGCTATCTCAGCTaaacacacctccccaggtggcCAGGAAAAGATTCCAGCACTCCTGACAAGCTTCCTACATGTCCTTGTGTGCACAAACAGGAAGTTCAATACAGAATGATAGCAGAGTGTTTCCTGTTTGGGGATGTCAGACCTATTCACTGCGACTCACTTATGTGGCACGCTGTTGCCATCACTGTTGTTTAAACCTAGCTATTTTATCCAGATACAGTAAATGAACAGAGATAGGTTGTCATATTATTATGAACAATAAGATATTGACATTGTCATACAAGGGGTCCTAATCTAACCTccaattctaaaaaaaaaaaaaaaaaaaaaaacttcaaaacaAATTTCCTTTCAATCTGATCACACGCAGCAAAACTTCCCCCTTGAAGCCATTGTTAATATTGAAGGATGTCCCCATAGCCTACAGTAGGATTTTAAGCTATTGTAGATTATCCTGAATTAATTTCCTGATCCTATCAGTGAAATATGCAACCATTGAGGCCAAGGCCAGAGCACaattgaagtaaaaaaaaaagagagagagttactcATGTGGCTGAAACAGTATGGCAGCGGGCCTGACCCCATCAGGTCACACGTGCCTACctgagagtgatgagagtgacAGAGCTGATCCACTGGATGGGTTATGTAGAGATTAAGTGCCCTGGATTAAAATAAATGCCACATCAATGGAAATAACATAAAAGCTCATCATGTGTCTCTCTGAACAAAAGGGGCCAGAAGAGCATCCTGTGACACTTGGACAGATGCAACAAAAAGAATACGCTAAAATAGATGAAACACATCAGCCTTAGGTCATACAGAATGCATGTCAAGTACATTTCCTTCTATCATATGCACTTATATTTTGTCCCACGTGTCCAAGTGTACTTTGTCTTAATAAACTCAATTTATTCATGTGTTCTCTCTCATGTGCTACAATGACAGAACACGGGCATGATTACTGTTATATAGGCCAGAATACACTTGCTGACACCATACTTATGATTCTTGACATCAAAAACACGTTAAAAAAAACGCACAAACAGTTTATCCTCTATTACACAACCTAGGATATACTCAGAATCCAGCACAGGTGCATGGTGTATTGGGCCATGAATGGGCTTCATTTTCCTCACATGTCCATGTTCAAATTACCACCAAGTAAAGCTAAGAGATTCATTTACTGCAAAGCTCTCACTAGTATGTCTGAATTTGCATTCTCCTGATGTGAAAACCTGGCCTGGTGTCTACTTTATGGGACTTCTTTTCTTAGCATATATGCAGTACATATCTGAATGTACAACACGTATACTTTGTATGCTGACCTAGTCAACAACACCAAAAGAAGTGGAAGACCAAAAGTTTTCTctccagataaaaaaaaacatctcaccTGAATGATTTTATAGACAGGGAACACACAAATCCCTCTTTGTGATAATGACCTCACTGTCATGTCAGTGAAATAAGTGCCATAGGAAGAAGAAGCACGTGTCTGACCCACACGTGCATGGAGCCACAGGCTGCAATACAGTAAATACTTTGTTTAGAGCCGGGGTGGACTGGGTTGGCTTAGTAGCCTCGTTTCCACTGTCAGGCCAAATGCAGGTGAGCTAGTGCGTGCCAAGGCCAGTCGCATTACCCTCTGTTGCCTCCAGGGCTTGATCGTGCCTCCTCAGGGCTTCCTTGGGGCTTTTGGCCCACCGATTACCCTTGGGCCAAACAGGGCTTAGTGGTGCTTGAGGTGGTGTCAATTTTGAGTTGCAGAACTAGATTTTTGGGTGTTAGCTGATTTGTCTTCAAGCAATGTGTTCAGATATCTGTGCGAATATCATGAATTGCATCGTTTCTAATCTAATTGCAGAAGCATTTGAACGTTTCGTCTCAAAAAGGCCTCTGTGGCTGAGTGGGACACGTGCAGCAGATCCAGATTAGTGACTCACTGAAATCGCTGAATTTGGGGAGCGTTTGGTTGCAACAGCAAATAGCAACCTTTTGGTAATTCCGATTTGAAACAGCTCATTACTCTGGCCATCCACACTCCATTGCTTGGTCAATCCACATGTTTGataattaaaatctaattaTATAATGCATCATGAAAATGAATGCTCTTCTTTACAGAACTGTAATGAGCTATGAAGTAACTAATTCGAAAGACAGGATGAGCTGCCATGCTATGTCTTGCATACTGattccctgtgtctgtgccatTTTCCGTGCAAAGTCAAGACTTCAGTCTTTTCACAGAGAACATTTATGAATAACGACATCAATGTAAGTACATTTTTGGAAAGTCTTGCCTAATGCTACAAATGATTATAATAATTTCCATGGACCAAAATTCAGCCTGTGGGTTTGTTGTGCCTCCGTTCAGTATGAAGTTAACTTTGGGTAGGTTGCcctgagcccacacacacacacacacagacacacacactaacagacacacactaacacacacacacacacacacacacacacacacacacacacacacacacatacacacacactaaca carries:
- the LOC122129836 gene encoding mitochondrial ubiquitin ligase activator of nfkb 1-A → MSDTFAAPWTLLVGSSFAFSGLFYHLYQEKKKEIVKLKEIPKFQPDHHLLRILKASPQHRLQYVAVEGVIQPDGEPLASQFVPKCYGVVQKVIVQEEWKVWNATRNTWTNKTMNKKVTNNMVPFSLVSPGAYLTDISVKVQSPMEASGDFLERVHQQRKYAQGGVVDAVLDGLSGERPVSKDVQEEMLKVGTPLTTFGEVVLEYGEGIRVQPPRDGRTYVLMVGDHRSFIERHESTAGWWKVLSAFCGITGSAVLGGMIYDASKGQGGRRN